A window of Patagioenas fasciata isolate bPatFas1 chromosome 5, bPatFas1.hap1, whole genome shotgun sequence contains these coding sequences:
- the LOC136102315 gene encoding inositol 1,4,5-trisphosphate receptor-interacting protein-like 1, producing MALLDIVFRLWQILTLNVQSVGYELDEETREHMEQRAEILDREMTRLWQEVEEMNQKQTNQEQSGFAWPSLLLSALQHWQFWTIAGVLFQLFGLCWWLRKWSREPEREEESSESDMEEGEHEEENDDADEEHEENDDDNDPRMFFEEHIQWPVQHLDRDYETVRSLTETFILIYQRLFSNICLPALEKPIEVGSAFEGWSPREEDITYRLLVPLKPPRGHIFHLEAGPVWPMRNFRIRVELVCTCEMAQPAGWTRCLLHEAEQEQRRNDDPNILDDLCTDSYLDVQKIAYYFQMFVRRSWRALPVSAAHRLTVLPSDRSCKFCVTQRREERILIELLFGVQEGGSDIFVSSQYTEAAYTPSTMWPESYAVAEMKFFRHIASQALPDTCHLRCLQICVRCLLGRDFSTYTLKTVVMHVLTTIPLSEWGRRHFWERLNNILQYLQSCLEKKELKHFFIGNENVPGEIILPLELRMAAPVNLFQHLMQNPYAFQHAQLEFGELRNRVGRMVLYGC from the coding sequence ATGGCTCTCTTGGACATTGTCTTCAGACTTTGGCAAATTCTTACCCTAAATGTGCAGTCGGTCGGCTATGAGCTGGATGAGGAGACACGTGAGCACATGGAGCAGCGTGCGGAGATACTGGaccgggagatgactcggctgtggcaggaggtaGAGGAGATGAACCAAAAGCAGACGAACCAGGAGCAGAGTGGCTTTGCTTGGCCATCGCTGCTCCTGTCTGCCTTGCAGCATTGGCAGTTCTGGACCATTGCTGGAGTCCTGTTccagctctttgggctctgctggtggctcagGAAGTGGAGCCGTGAgccagaaagggaagaggagagctCTGAAAGTGACATGGAGGAGGGGGAACATGAAGAAGAGAATGACGATGCAGATGAAGAACACGAAGAGAATGATGATGACAATGATCCGAGAATGTTTTTTGAGGAGCACATCCAGTGGCCAGTTCAGCACCTGGACAGAGATTACGAGACTGTGAGGAGTCTTACAGAAACCTTCATCCTTATCTACCAGCGTTTATTCTCAAATATCTGTTTGCCAGCGCTGGAAAAACCCATCGAGGTGGGCAGCGCTTTCGAAGGTTGGAGTCCCCGTGAGGAAGACATCACCTACCGGCTGCTTGTGCCCCTAAAGCCCCCCCGTGGACACATCTTCCACCTGGAGGCGGGCCCCGTGTGGCCGATGAGGAACTTTCGCATCCGTGTGGAGTTGGTGTGTACCTGTGAGATGGCGCAGCCGGCAGGATGGACACGTTGCTTACTCCACGAAGCTGAGCAAGAGCAGAGGAGGAATGACGACCCCAACATCCTAGACGACCTCTGCACTGACTCCTACCTAGATGTGCAGAAAATTGCTTACTATTTCCAGATGTTTGTGAGACGTTCCTGGAGGGCTCTGCCTGTTTCAGCTGCACACCGCCTAACAGTGCTGCCCTCCGACCGCTCCTGCAAATTCTGTGTGACACAACGCCGGGAGGAAAGGATTTTAATTGAGTTGCTTTTTGGGGTGCAAGAAGGTGGCTCTGACATCTTTGTGAGCAGCCAGTATACAGAGGCTGCCTACACCCCTAGCACGATGTGGCCAGAGAGCTAcgctgtggcagagatgaagttctTCAGGCATATTGCCAGCCAAGCACTGCCTGACACCTGCCACCTCAGATGCCTGCAGATCTGCGTCCGCTGCCTGCTGGGCAGAGACTTTTCCACCTACACACTGAAGACTGTTGTGATGCACGTGCTCACCACTATACCCCTGTCAGAGTGGGGCAGGAGGCATTTCTGGGAACGACTGAACAACATCCTGCAGTACCTGCAGAGCTGTCTGGAGAAGAAAGAACTGAAACACTTTTTTATCGGCAATGAGAACGTGCCTGGGGAGATCATCTTGCCCCTGGAATTGCGAATGGCTGCACCAGTGAACCTCTTCCAGCACCTGATGCAGAATCCTTACGCCTTTCAGCACGCACAGCTTGAGTTTGGGGAGCTGCGAAATCGGGTTGGTAGAATGGTTCTCTACGGATGCTGA